One Phaseolus vulgaris cultivar G19833 chromosome 11, P. vulgaris v2.0, whole genome shotgun sequence genomic window carries:
- the LOC137835877 gene encoding uncharacterized protein: MAQVLEMMRALQDDVAASRMEQERMQADFTASQGRNEELDRVNEELRKTLQAQKERVAEEKVAPPPSPPRTFPMPFSSEIMGAVVPPGLVGVKASFTGVEDPKTHLTAFHTQMTLSGSSDAVYCKLFMSTLSGIALEWAPPVVSYDLFDVRQNQGESLRDYLSRFGAQVVRLPRKDEDMLVHAFKKGVLAGPFSESLIRNRPSTFAEIRRRVVAHIVAETVVSEKRESAIPTKSCAGSSRSQQPMRVHEAKEGKGAQGKPRPYEPRTDQGRGRARESNAPPRFDFVVELAELIAIPAIAARLRAPEKTHKVLGRKKNVWCEFHQAYGHSLHTCLALGHQLAELVKSGFLSDYLREKQGDRASGPPAEDPQHEVAVHGEVHTIARGFSGEGCTASQRKRYTRLVMAVDSVEEDRSPDVDITFTKEDLQDVVPYDNDPIVISLVTAGRKVHRVLVGQGSSADVMFWPTFNKLQLPLDHLRPYPGCLYGFARDQVEVRGYIELRTMFTDGAGSRTEKIKYLVVNAPSAYNVLLGRPTLNRLGAVPSTRHMTG, translated from the exons atggcgcaagTCTTGGAAATGATGCGAGCTCTGCAAGATGATGTGGCGGCATCAAGAATGGagcaagaaaggatgcaagcaGATTTCACTGCATCCCAGGGAAGGAATGAAGAGCTGGATCGCGTTAACGAAGAATTGCGCAAGACTTTGCAGGCGCAGAAGGAGCGAGTGGCAGAAGAGAAAGTGGCACCGCCACCGTCTCCCCCCAGGActttccccatgccattctcatCTGAGATCATGGGTGCAGTGGTGCCACCAGGCTTGGTGGGGGTGAAAGCCTCGTTTACAGGGGTGGAGGACCCAAAAACGCATCTGACAGCGTTTCACACCCAGATGACGCTTTCTGGGAGCTCAGACGCGGTGTACTGCAAACTATTCATGAGCACATTGAGTGGGATCGctttggagtg GGCACCCCCAGTGGTGTcgtacgacctgttcgacgtgcgccagaACCAGGGCGAGTCCCTCCGGGACTACCTTAGCCGTTTTGGGGCTCAGGTGGTGAGGCTGCCCAGGAAAGAtgaggatatgctggtgcatgcgTTCAAGAAAGGGGTTCTGGCGGGCCCTTTCAGTGAATCTTTGATCAGGAACCGCCCCAGCACCTTCGCGGAGATTAGGCGTCGTGTTGTGGCGCACATTGTGGCAGAAACAGTTGTTTCTGAAAAGAGGGAAAGCGCGATCCCGACCAAATCATGCGCAGGCTCGAGTAGGTCTCAGCAGCCAATGAGGGTGCACGAGGCCAAAGAAGGAAAGGGGGCCCAGGGAAAGCCCCGCCCTTATGAACCTAGGACTGACCAGGGCAGGGGGCGCGCGAGGGAGAGCAACGCGCCCCCCAGATTTgactttgtggtggaattgGCGGAGCTGATCGCCATTCCAGCCATAGCGGCACGTCTGCGAGCACCGGAGAAGACCCACAAGGTGCTGGGACGAAAAAAGAAcgtgtggtgtgagtttcaccaggcttATGGCCACTCACTCCACACTTGCTTGGCGTTAGGTCACCAACTCGCGGAGTTGGTTAAAAGTGGTTTCCTGAGCGATTACTTGCGGGAGAAGCAAGGTGATCGGGCGTCGGGACCACCAGCGGAGGATCCGCAGCACGAAGTGGCGGTGCACGGGGAGGTGCACACGATTGCGAGAGGCTTCTCTGGAGAAGGATGTACGGCCTCTCAGAGGAAGAGGTACACACGCTTGGTGATGGCGGTCGATTCGGTGGAAGAGGATCGCTCCCCCGACGTTGACATCACCTTCACCAAGGAGGATCTCCAGGATGTTGTGCCATACGACAACGATCCTATTGTTATCTCCCTCGTCACGGCAGGGAGAAAAGTGCACAGGGTCCTTGTAggccaaggaagctcggcggacgtgatgttctggccgacgttcaACAAGCTACAACTGCCCCTCGATCATCTAAGGCCATACCCGGGGTGCTTATATGGTTTTGCAAgggaccaagtggaggtgcgaggctacatcgagctgagaaccATGTTTACCGATGGGGCCGGGTCTCGCACCGAGAAGATCAAGTACCTAGTGGTGAATGCCCCATCTGCCTACAACGTACTGTTGGGAAGACCGACTCTCAACAGGTTGGGTGCCGtaccatcgacgaggcacatgactGGCTAA